From Streptomyces griseorubiginosus, one genomic window encodes:
- the rpsG gene encoding 30S ribosomal protein S7, with the protein MPRKGPAPKRPVIIDPVYGSPLVTSLINKVLLNGKRSTAERIVYGAMEGLRDKTGNDPVITLKRALENIKPTLEVKSRRVGGATYQVPVEVKPGRANTLALRWLVGYSRARREKTMTERLLNELLDASNGLGAAVKKREDTHKMAESNKAFAHYRW; encoded by the coding sequence ATGCCTCGTAAGGGCCCCGCCCCGAAGCGCCCGGTCATCATCGACCCGGTCTACGGTTCTCCTCTGGTGACCTCCCTGATCAACAAGGTGCTGCTGAACGGCAAGCGCTCGACTGCCGAGCGGATCGTTTACGGCGCCATGGAGGGCCTGCGCGACAAGACCGGCAACGACCCGGTCATCACGCTCAAGCGCGCTCTCGAGAACATCAAGCCGACCCTCGAGGTCAAGTCCCGCCGTGTCGGTGGCGCCACCTACCAGGTGCCGGTCGAGGTCAAGCCCGGCCGCGCCAACACCCTGGCGCTGCGCTGGCTGGTCGGTTACTCCCGCGCCCGTCGCGAGAAGACCATGACCGAGCGTCTGCTCAACGAGCTTCTCGACGCTTCGAACGGCCTCGGTGCGGCCGTCAAGAAGCGCGAGGACACGCACAAGATGGCCGAGTCCAACAAGGCCTTCGCGCACTACCGCTGGTAG
- the rpsL gene encoding 30S ribosomal protein S12, producing the protein MPTIQQLVRKGRQDKVEKNKTPALEGSPQRRGVCTRVFTTTPKKPNSALRKVARVRLTSGIEVTAYIPGEGHNLQEHSIVLVRGGRVKDLPGVRYKIIRGSLDTQGVKNRKQARSRYGAKKEK; encoded by the coding sequence GTGCCTACGATCCAGCAGCTGGTCCGTAAGGGCCGGCAGGACAAGGTCGAGAAGAACAAGACGCCCGCACTCGAGGGTTCCCCTCAGCGTCGTGGCGTCTGCACGCGTGTGTTCACGACCACCCCGAAGAAGCCGAACTCGGCCCTGCGTAAGGTCGCGCGTGTGCGTCTGACCAGCGGGATCGAGGTCACCGCTTACATTCCGGGTGAGGGACACAACCTGCAGGAGCACTCCATCGTGCTCGTGCGCGGCGGCCGTGTGAAGGACCTGCCGGGTGTTCGCTACAAGATCATCCGCGGCTCGCTCGACACCCAGGGTGTCAAGAACCGCAAGCAGGCCCGCAGCCGCTACGGCGCCAAGAAGGAGAAGTAA
- a CDS encoding DUF1707 and DUF4190 domain-containing protein, with the protein MLASHADRERAVDVLRAGYGEGRLEKGEFDKRVERAYGARTVGELALLVADLPLGPVPQPAPYTAVPRTFLPAPRPRANGKAVGAAVCGLLCVPTFGFTGIPAVILGHAARAEMERTGESGDGFALTGLVFGWLSIAAWSVLLTLMVAVGLASG; encoded by the coding sequence ATGCTCGCCTCGCACGCCGACCGGGAGCGGGCCGTCGACGTGTTGCGGGCCGGGTACGGGGAGGGGCGGCTGGAGAAGGGGGAGTTCGACAAGCGGGTGGAGCGGGCGTACGGGGCGCGGACCGTGGGGGAGCTGGCGCTGCTCGTGGCCGATCTGCCGCTCGGGCCCGTGCCGCAGCCGGCGCCCTACACCGCCGTGCCGCGGACGTTCCTGCCCGCACCGCGGCCGCGGGCCAACGGGAAGGCGGTCGGAGCCGCGGTGTGCGGGCTGCTGTGCGTGCCGACCTTCGGGTTCACCGGGATTCCCGCGGTGATCCTCGGACACGCGGCGCGCGCGGAGATGGAGAGGACCGGGGAGAGCGGCGACGGGTTCGCGCTGACCGGGCTGGTGTTCGGCTGGCTGTCCATCGCCGCGTGGTCGGTGCTGCTGACCCTGATGGTCGCGGTGGGGCTCGCCTCCGGGTGA
- a CDS encoding DNA-directed RNA polymerase subunit beta' produces MLDVNFFDELRIGLATADDIRQWSHGEVKKPETINYRTLKPEKDGLFCEKIFGPTRDWECYCGKYKRVRFKGIICERCGVEVTRAKVRRERMGHIELAAPVTHIWYFKGVPSRLGYLLDLAPKDLEKVIYFAAYMITYVDEERRTRDLPSLEAHVSVERQQVENRRDADLEARAKKLESDLAELEAEGAKADVRRKVREGAEREMKQLRDRAQREIDRLDEVWTRFKNLKVQDLEGDELLYRELRDRFGTYFDGSMGAAALQKRLESFDLDEEAEKLREIIRTGKGQKKTRALKRLKVVSAFLQTSNSPKGMVLDCVPVIPPDLRPMVQLDGGRFATSDLNDLYRRVINRNNRLKRLLDLGAPEIIVNNEKRMLQEAVDALFDNGRRGRPVTGPGNRPLKSLSDMLKGKQGRFRQNLLGKRVDYSARSVIVVGPQLKLHQCGLPKAMALELFKPFVMKRLVDLNHAQNIKSAKRMVERGRTVVYDVLEEVIAEHPVLLNRAPTLHRLGIQAFEPQLVEGKAIQIHPLVCTAFNADFDGDQMAVHLPLSAEAQAEARILMLSSNNILKPADGRPVTMPTQDMVLGLFFLTTDGELRDTKGEGRAFGSTAEAIMAFDAGELALQSPIDIRFPVGTIPPRGWTPPVAEEGEPEYQTGDSFRLRTTLGRALFNELLPEDYPFVDYSVGKKQLSEIVNDLAERYPKVIVAATLDNLKAAGFYWATRSGVTVAISDVVVPEAKKEIVKGYEAQDEKVQKQYERGLITKEERTQELIAIWTKATNEVAEAMNENFPKTNPIFMMVDSGARGNMMQMRQIAGMRGLVSNAKNETIPRPIKASFREGLSVLEYFISTHGARKGLADTALRTADSGYLTRRLVDVSQDVIIREEDCGTDRGLKLNIAEVGADGVLRKADDVETSVYARCLAEEIVVDGKVLAPAGTDLGDVLIDELVRHGVSTVKTRSVLTCESAVGTCAMCYGRSLATGKLVDIGEAVGIIAAQSIGEPGTQLTMRTFHTGGVAGDDITQGLPRVVELFEARTPKGVAPISEAQGRVRIEETEKTKKIVITPDDGSDETAFPISKRARLLVSEGEHVEVGQKLTVGATNPHDVLRILGQRAVQVHLVGEVQKVYNSQGVSIHDKHIEIIIRQMLRRVTIIESGDAELLPGELVERSKFETENRRVVQEGGHPASGRPQLMGITKASLATESWLSAASFQETTRVLTDAAINAKSDSLIGLKENVIIGKLIPAGTGLSRYRNIRVEPTEEAKAAMYSAVGYDDIDYSPFGTGSGQAVPLEDYDYGPYNQ; encoded by the coding sequence GTGCTCGACGTCAACTTCTTCGACGAGCTCCGGATCGGCCTGGCCACCGCTGACGACATCCGTCAGTGGAGCCACGGCGAGGTCAAGAAGCCCGAGACCATCAACTACCGCACCCTCAAGCCCGAAAAGGACGGACTCTTCTGCGAGAAGATCTTCGGTCCGACCCGGGACTGGGAGTGCTACTGCGGCAAGTACAAGCGCGTCCGCTTCAAGGGCATCATCTGTGAGCGCTGCGGCGTCGAGGTCACTCGCGCCAAGGTGCGCCGTGAGCGGATGGGCCACATCGAGCTGGCCGCTCCCGTCACCCACATCTGGTACTTCAAGGGCGTTCCGTCGCGGCTGGGCTACCTGCTCGACCTCGCCCCGAAGGACCTCGAGAAGGTCATCTACTTCGCCGCGTACATGATCACGTACGTCGACGAGGAGCGCCGTACCCGCGACCTGCCCTCCCTGGAGGCGCACGTCTCCGTGGAGCGCCAGCAGGTCGAGAACCGCCGGGACGCCGACCTGGAGGCCCGCGCCAAGAAGCTCGAGTCGGACCTGGCCGAGCTGGAGGCCGAGGGTGCCAAGGCCGACGTGCGCCGCAAGGTGCGCGAGGGTGCCGAGCGTGAGATGAAGCAGCTGCGCGACCGTGCGCAGCGCGAGATCGACCGTCTCGACGAGGTGTGGACCCGCTTCAAGAACCTCAAGGTCCAGGACCTCGAGGGTGACGAGCTGCTCTACCGCGAGCTGCGGGACCGCTTCGGCACCTACTTCGACGGTTCGATGGGTGCCGCGGCGCTGCAGAAGCGCCTGGAGTCCTTCGACCTCGACGAGGAGGCCGAGAAGCTCCGCGAGATCATCCGTACCGGCAAGGGCCAGAAGAAGACCCGTGCGCTCAAGCGCCTCAAGGTCGTCTCCGCGTTCCTGCAGACCAGCAACAGCCCCAAGGGCATGGTGCTCGACTGCGTGCCGGTCATCCCGCCGGACCTTCGCCCGATGGTGCAGCTGGACGGTGGCCGCTTCGCGACCTCCGACCTGAACGACCTGTACCGCCGTGTGATCAACCGGAACAACCGCCTGAAGCGCCTTCTCGACCTCGGTGCGCCCGAGATCATCGTGAACAACGAGAAGCGCATGCTCCAGGAGGCCGTGGACGCGCTGTTCGACAACGGCCGTCGTGGCCGTCCGGTCACCGGTCCCGGTAACCGCCCGCTGAAGTCCCTCAGCGACATGCTGAAGGGCAAGCAGGGTCGATTCCGTCAGAACCTGCTCGGCAAGCGTGTGGACTACTCCGCGCGTTCCGTGATCGTCGTCGGTCCGCAGCTCAAGCTGCACCAGTGCGGTCTGCCGAAGGCGATGGCGCTGGAGCTCTTCAAGCCGTTCGTGATGAAGCGGCTCGTGGACCTCAACCACGCGCAGAACATCAAGAGCGCCAAGCGCATGGTGGAGCGCGGCCGCACGGTCGTGTACGACGTTCTCGAAGAGGTCATCGCCGAGCACCCGGTGCTGCTGAACCGTGCTCCCACCCTGCACCGACTCGGCATCCAGGCCTTCGAGCCGCAGCTGGTCGAGGGCAAGGCCATCCAGATCCACCCGCTCGTCTGCACCGCGTTCAACGCGGACTTCGACGGCGACCAGATGGCCGTGCACCTGCCGCTGTCCGCGGAGGCGCAGGCCGAGGCCCGCATCCTGATGCTGTCCTCGAACAACATCCTCAAGCCCGCCGACGGCCGTCCGGTGACGATGCCGACCCAGGACATGGTCCTCGGTCTGTTCTTCCTCACCACCGACGGCGAGCTGCGTGACACCAAGGGCGAGGGCCGCGCGTTCGGCTCCACGGCCGAGGCGATCATGGCGTTCGACGCCGGTGAGCTGGCGCTCCAGTCGCCGATCGACATCCGCTTCCCGGTGGGCACCATCCCGCCGCGTGGCTGGACGCCGCCGGTGGCCGAGGAGGGCGAGCCGGAGTACCAGACGGGCGACAGCTTCCGGCTGCGCACGACCCTGGGCCGCGCGCTCTTCAACGAGCTGCTGCCCGAGGACTACCCGTTCGTCGACTACTCGGTGGGCAAGAAGCAGCTCTCCGAGATCGTCAACGACCTGGCCGAGCGCTACCCCAAGGTCATCGTGGCGGCGACGCTCGACAACCTGAAGGCGGCCGGCTTCTACTGGGCGACCCGTTCCGGTGTCACCGTGGCCATCTCCGACGTCGTCGTTCCCGAGGCGAAGAAGGAGATCGTCAAGGGCTACGAGGCGCAGGACGAGAAGGTCCAGAAGCAGTACGAGCGCGGTCTGATCACCAAGGAAGAGCGCACTCAGGAGCTCATCGCGATCTGGACCAAGGCGACCAACGAGGTCGCCGAGGCGATGAACGAGAACTTCCCCAAGACGAACCCCATCTTCATGATGGTTGACTCGGGTGCCCGAGGAAACATGATGCAGATGCGGCAGATCGCCGGTATGCGTGGTCTGGTGTCGAACGCCAAGAACGAGACGATCCCGCGTCCCATCAAGGCGTCCTTCCGTGAGGGCCTGTCCGTGCTGGAGTACTTCATCTCCACGCACGGTGCCCGTAAGGGTCTGGCCGACACCGCCCTGCGTACCGCCGACTCGGGTTACCTGACCCGTCGTCTGGTGGACGTCTCGCAGGACGTCATCATCCGCGAGGAGGACTGCGGCACCGACCGTGGCCTCAAGCTCAACATCGCGGAGGTCGGCGCGGACGGCGTGCTGCGCAAGGCGGACGACGTCGAGACGTCCGTGTACGCGCGCTGCCTCGCCGAGGAGATCGTCGTCGACGGCAAGGTGCTGGCCCCGGCCGGTACCGACCTGGGTGACGTGCTCATCGACGAGCTGGTCCGGCACGGTGTCTCCACGGTCAAGACCCGCTCGGTCCTGACCTGCGAGTCCGCCGTCGGCACCTGCGCCATGTGCTACGGCCGCTCGCTGGCCACCGGCAAGCTGGTCGACATCGGTGAGGCGGTCGGCATCATCGCCGCCCAGTCCATCGGTGAGCCCGGTACCCAGCTGACGATGCGTACCTTCCACACCGGTGGTGTGGCCGGTGACGACATCACCCAGGGTCTGCCGCGTGTCGTCGAGCTCTTCGAGGCCCGTACCCCGAAGGGTGTCGCCCCGATCTCCGAGGCCCAGGGCCGCGTGCGGATCGAGGAGACCGAGAAGACCAAGAAGATCGTCATCACGCCGGACGACGGCAGCGACGAGACGGCGTTCCCGATCTCGAAGCGCGCCCGACTCCTGGTCAGCGAGGGCGAGCACGTCGAGGTGGGCCAGAAGCTCACCGTGGGTGCCACCAACCCGCACGACGTGCTGCGCATCCTGGGCCAGCGTGCCGTCCAGGTCCACCTGGTCGGCGAGGTCCAGAAGGTCTACAACTCGCAGGGTGTGTCGATCCACGACAAGCACATCGAGATCATCATCCGGCAGATGCTGCGCCGCGTGACGATCATCGAGTCCGGCGACGCCGAGCTGCTGCCCGGTGAGCTGGTCGAGCGCTCGAAGTTCGAGACCGAGAACCGTCGTGTGGTCCAGGAGGGCGGTCACCCGGCCTCCGGTCGTCCGCAGCTGATGGGTATCACCAAGGCCTCGCTGGCGACGGAATCCTGGCTGTCGGCCGCCTCCTTCCAGGAGACGACCCGAGTCCTGACGGACGCGGCGATCAACGCCAAGTCCGACAGCCTCATCGGCCTCAAGGAGAACGTCATCATCGGTAAGCTCATCCCGGCCGGTACGGGTCTGTCCCGCTACCGCAACATCCGGGTGGAGCCGACCGAGGAGGCCAAGGCCGCGATGTACTCGGCCGTCGGCTACGACGACATCGACTACTCGCCGTTCGGCACGGGCTCCGGCCAGGCCGTTCCGCTGGAGGACTACGACTACGGTCCGTACAACCAGTAA
- the rpoB gene encoding DNA-directed RNA polymerase subunit beta produces MAASRTASTANTNNGASTAPLRISFAKIKEPLEVPNLLALQTESFDWLLGNTAWQSRVEAALESGQDVPTKSGLEEIFEEISPIEDFSGSMSLTFRDHRFEPPKNSIDECKERDFTYAAPLFVTAEFTNNETGEIKSQTVFMGDFPLMTNKGTFVINGTERVVVSQLVRSPGVYFDSSIDKTSDKDIFSAKIIPSRGAWLEMEIDKRDMVGVRIDRKRKQSVTVLLKALGWTTEQILEEFGEYESMRATLEKDHTQGQDDALLDIYRKLRPGEPPTREAAQTLLENLYFNPKRYDLAKVGRYKVNKKLGADAPLDAGILTVEDIISTIKYLVKLHAGETETTGDSGTSIVVETDDIDHFGNRRLRSVGELIQNQVRTGLARMERVVRERMTTQDVEAITPQTLINIRPVVASIKEFFGTSQLSQFMDQNNPLSGLTHKRRLSALGPGGLSRERAGFEVRDVHPSHYGRMCPIETPEGPNIGLIGSLASYGRVNAFGFVETPYRKVVDGQVTDEVDYLTADEEDRFVIAQANATLNDDMRFEEARVLVRRRGGEVDYVPGDDVDYMDVSPRQMVSVATAMIPFLEHDDANRALMGANMMRQAVPLIKSESPLVGTGMEYRSAVDAGDVVKAEKDGVVQEVSADYITTANDDGTYITYRLAKFSRSNQGTSVNQKVIVNEGDRIITGQVLADGPATQNGEMALGKNLLVAFMPWEGHNYEDAIILSQRLVQDDVLSSIHIEEHEVDARDTKLGPEEITRDIPNVSEEVLADLDERGIIRIGAEVIAGDILVGKVTPKGETELTPEERLLRAIFGEKAREVRDTSLKVPHGETGKVIGVRVFDREEGDELPPGVNQLVRVYVAQKRKITDGDKLAGRHGNKGVISKILPIEDMPFLEDGTPVDIILNPLGVPSRMNPGQVLEIHLGWLASRGWDVSGLAEDWAQRLQAIGADSVAPGTNVATPVFDGAREDELAGLLQHTIPNRDGERMVQPTGKARLFDGRSGEPFPDPISIGYMYILKLHHLVDDKLHARSTGPYSMITQQPLGGKAQFGGQRFGEMEVWALEAYGAAYALQELLTIKSDDVTGRVKVYEAIVKGENIPEPGIPESFKVLIKEMQSLCLNVEVLSSDGMSIEMRDTDEDVFRAAEELGIDLSRREPSSVEEV; encoded by the coding sequence TTGGCCGCCTCGCGCACTGCCTCGACCGCGAATACGAACAACGGCGCCAGCACCGCCCCGCTGCGCATCTCTTTTGCAAAGATCAAGGAGCCCCTCGAGGTTCCCAACCTGCTCGCGCTGCAGACCGAGAGCTTTGACTGGCTGCTCGGGAACACCGCCTGGCAGAGTCGGGTCGAGGCGGCTCTGGAGTCCGGTCAGGACGTCCCCACCAAGTCCGGTCTGGAGGAGATCTTCGAGGAGATCTCTCCGATCGAGGACTTCTCCGGGTCGATGTCGCTGACGTTCCGCGACCACCGTTTCGAACCGCCGAAGAACAGCATCGACGAGTGCAAGGAGCGCGACTTCACGTACGCCGCCCCGCTCTTCGTGACGGCCGAGTTCACCAACAACGAGACCGGGGAGATCAAGTCCCAGACGGTCTTCATGGGCGACTTCCCGCTCATGACCAACAAGGGCACCTTCGTCATCAACGGCACCGAGCGTGTCGTGGTGTCGCAGCTGGTCCGTTCGCCCGGTGTCTACTTCGACTCCTCCATCGACAAGACGTCCGACAAGGACATCTTCTCCGCCAAGATCATCCCGTCCCGGGGTGCCTGGCTGGAGATGGAGATCGACAAGCGCGACATGGTCGGTGTCCGCATCGACCGCAAGCGCAAGCAGTCCGTCACCGTCCTCCTGAAGGCTCTCGGCTGGACCACCGAGCAGATCCTCGAGGAGTTCGGCGAGTACGAGTCGATGCGCGCCACCCTGGAGAAGGACCACACCCAGGGCCAGGACGACGCGCTGCTCGACATCTACCGCAAGCTGCGTCCGGGCGAGCCGCCCACGCGTGAGGCCGCGCAGACGCTGCTCGAGAACCTCTACTTCAACCCCAAGCGCTACGACCTGGCCAAGGTCGGCCGCTACAAGGTCAACAAGAAGCTGGGTGCGGACGCTCCGCTGGACGCGGGCATCCTGACCGTCGAGGACATCATCTCGACGATCAAGTACCTGGTGAAGCTGCACGCGGGCGAGACCGAGACCACCGGTGACAGCGGCACCTCGATCGTCGTCGAGACCGACGACATCGACCACTTCGGCAACCGTCGTCTGCGCAGCGTCGGCGAGCTCATCCAGAACCAGGTCCGCACGGGTCTGGCTCGTATGGAGCGCGTCGTCCGTGAGCGCATGACGACCCAGGACGTCGAGGCGATCACGCCGCAGACCCTGATCAACATCCGGCCGGTCGTCGCCTCCATCAAGGAGTTCTTCGGCACCAGCCAGCTGTCGCAGTTCATGGACCAGAACAACCCGCTGTCGGGTCTCACCCACAAGCGCCGTCTGTCGGCTCTTGGCCCGGGTGGTCTCTCCCGTGAGCGGGCCGGCTTCGAGGTCCGTGACGTGCACCCCTCGCACTACGGCCGCATGTGCCCGATCGAGACCCCTGAAGGCCCGAACATCGGTCTGATCGGCTCGCTCGCCTCCTACGGCCGCGTCAACGCGTTCGGTTTCGTGGAGACGCCGTACCGCAAGGTCGTCGACGGTCAGGTCACCGACGAGGTGGACTACCTGACGGCCGACGAGGAGGACCGCTTCGTCATCGCGCAGGCCAACGCCACGCTCAACGACGACATGCGGTTCGAGGAGGCCCGGGTCCTGGTCCGCCGTCGTGGCGGCGAGGTCGACTACGTCCCCGGTGACGACGTCGACTACATGGACGTCTCGCCGCGCCAGATGGTGTCGGTCGCGACCGCCATGATCCCGTTCCTCGAGCACGACGACGCCAACCGTGCCCTCATGGGCGCGAACATGATGCGTCAGGCCGTGCCCCTCATCAAGAGCGAGTCCCCGCTCGTCGGCACCGGCATGGAGTACCGCTCCGCCGTCGACGCCGGCGACGTGGTCAAGGCCGAGAAGGACGGTGTGGTCCAGGAGGTCTCCGCGGACTACATCACCACCGCCAACGACGACGGCACGTACATCACGTACCGCCTGGCCAAGTTCTCCCGGTCCAACCAGGGCACCTCGGTCAACCAGAAGGTCATCGTCAACGAGGGCGACCGGATCATCACGGGCCAGGTGCTCGCCGACGGTCCCGCCACCCAGAACGGCGAGATGGCGCTCGGCAAGAACCTGCTGGTCGCGTTCATGCCGTGGGAGGGTCACAACTACGAGGACGCGATCATCCTGTCGCAGCGCCTCGTGCAGGACGACGTCCTCTCCTCGATCCACATCGAGGAGCACGAGGTCGACGCCCGTGACACCAAGCTCGGCCCCGAGGAGATCACCCGGGACATCCCGAACGTCTCCGAGGAGGTCCTCGCCGACCTCGACGAGCGCGGCATCATCCGCATCGGTGCCGAGGTCATCGCCGGTGACATCCTCGTCGGCAAGGTCACGCCCAAGGGTGAGACCGAGCTGACGCCGGAGGAGCGCCTGCTGCGCGCGATCTTCGGTGAGAAGGCCCGTGAGGTCCGTGACACCTCGCTGAAGGTGCCGCACGGCGAGACCGGCAAGGTCATCGGCGTCCGCGTCTTCGACCGCGAGGAGGGCGACGAGCTTCCCCCCGGTGTGAACCAGCTGGTGCGCGTGTACGTGGCGCAGAAGCGCAAGATCACCGACGGTGACAAGCTCGCCGGCCGGCACGGCAACAAGGGCGTCATCTCCAAGATCCTGCCGATCGAGGACATGCCGTTCCTGGAGGACGGCACCCCGGTCGACATCATCCTCAACCCGCTGGGTGTCCCGTCCCGAATGAACCCGGGACAGGTCCTGGAGATCCACCTCGGCTGGCTCGCCAGCCGCGGCTGGGACGTCTCCGGCCTCGCCGAGGACTGGGCGCAGCGCCTCCAGGCGATCGGCGCCGACTCCGTCGCCCCCGGCACCAACGTCGCGACCCCGGTCTTCGACGGTGCCCGCGAGGACGAGCTGGCCGGTCTGCTCCAGCACACCATCCCGAACCGGGACGGCGAGCGCATGGTGCAGCCGACCGGTAAGGCGAGGCTGTTCGACGGCCGCTCCGGTGAGCCGTTCCCGGACCCGATCTCGATCGGGTACATGTACATCCTCAAGCTGCACCACCTGGTCGACGACAAGCTGCACGCCCGCTCGACCGGTCCGTACTCGATGATCACCCAGCAGCCGCTGGGTGGTAAGGCCCAGTTCGGTGGCCAGCGCTTCGGTGAGATGGAGGTGTGGGCGCTGGAGGCTTACGGCGCCGCGTACGCCCTCCAGGAGCTGCTGACCATCAAGTCCGACGACGTGACCGGCCGCGTGAAGGTCTACGAGGCCATCGTCAAGGGCGAGAACATCCCCGAGCCCGGCATCCCCGAGTCCTTCAAGGTGCTCATCAAGGAGATGCAGTCCCTGTGCCTCAACGTGGAGGTGCTGTCCTCGGACGGCATGTCCATCGAGATGCGCGACACCGACGAGGACGTCTTCCGCGCTGCGGAAGAACTCGGCATCGACCTGTCCCGGCGCGAGCCGAGCAGCGTCGAAGAGGTCTGA
- the rplL gene encoding 50S ribosomal protein L7/L12, with translation MAKLSQEDLLAQFEEMTLIELSEFVKAFEEKFDVTAAAAVAVAAPAAGGAAGGAEAAEEQDEFDVILTGAGDKKIQVIKVVRELTSLGLKEAKDLVDGAPKPVLEKVAKEAAEKAAESLKGAGASVEVK, from the coding sequence ATGGCGAAGCTCAGCCAGGAAGACCTGCTCGCGCAGTTCGAGGAGATGACCCTCATCGAGCTCTCCGAGTTCGTGAAGGCCTTCGAGGAGAAGTTCGACGTCACCGCCGCCGCGGCCGTCGCCGTTGCCGCCCCGGCCGCCGGCGGTGCCGCCGGTGGTGCCGAGGCCGCTGAGGAGCAGGACGAGTTCGACGTCATCCTCACCGGTGCCGGCGACAAGAAGATCCAGGTCATCAAGGTCGTGCGTGAGCTGACCTCCCTGGGTCTGAAGGAGGCCAAGGACCTCGTGGACGGCGCCCCGAAGCCCGTTCTCGAGAAGGTCGCCAAGGAGGCCGCCGAGAAGGCCGCCGAGTCCCTCAAGGGCGCCGGCGCCTCGGTCGAGGTCAAGTAA